Sequence from the Methanobrevibacter arboriphilus genome:
ATTTAGGTGTTGGAAAACAAGTTAAAATAAAAATACTAGTAACACACAGAAAAAGACTATAAAATTGTAATTCTTTTTTTTTATGGGGGAAGGAGGAGTATGAAATTAATATAAAGTATTTATTATCCCTAAACCTTTATTCCTTTTTCCCCCCTTATTTTTTTGTTGAATTAATATTTATTTAAATGAAACATTAGAGTATTTTTCAGGGTTATATTGTACAGGAATTGTTAAATTAAATATGGCTGATTATTCAAATAGTTCTCCATTAATGAAGTTAGCATTTAATATTATTAATAATGAAGTGGTTTGTTATCAAAGAGAACTTGCAGGAGCTAAAATCTAAATTGGGCTATAAAATAATATTTTATATTTACATTGTTTAGAATGGATTGCTCTTTTTCCTTTCCATCATCGTAACTTTTAATCAGATTTTTGATGTTTTTGTATAAGTTTGTCTAGCTAATAATAGAATACTTTATATACTAGAAAAAAGGTATTTATAAACATATTAAAAACCCAGGTATATTTTTTATATCATGGTGGGTATCTATGACACATTTGACACTAGAAGAATATAGAGGAATGGTAGAAGAGATTATGGATATAAAAAATACTACTGGTGAAATGCCAGAGTATGCTCAAGTAAGTAATATTAGGATTAATCGTGAAGATTATTGTAATATGATTGAGCGTGTCAATAAATTTATTTTAGAAATGGGCAGAAGTCCTCGTTCAATTGAAATTGATTAATTCAATTTAAAATAAATATATTTCCAAAATTTTTTTTATTTAAACCAACAATGCAAAAATAGGTAATTAAATCTATTTAATAATAATATAGAATTATTTTAGTAGTTAATTTACTATAAATATACTAAGTATTATAATTATATATTATTATTAGGTAGTTATTTATTACTATAAATTGTTTACACTTTGAGAGTGTTTTTCAAAATTATTATTATTTTTTATTATACTAGTTTATTTTAGGATTATACTAGTTTATTTTAAGATTATACTAACTTATTTTAGGAATTTTTTATTTTATATCAATTTATTTCATTTATATCTTTTTTATAATTGATATTTTTAAAATTAGAACTAGATATATTGTAATTAAGTTTTTTATTAGTAGAGTTATCTTTATATTCATCAATCAAAATAAAATAAGAGTTTATTGATTTTATGAGGGATTTTACTTTCATTTCATTTTGCTCTAATAATGATTCTATGGTTTTATATGTGTTTTTTTTATAAATACTATGTAGTGGTTCTGTGTTTTCTATTATAAAGTTTTTCATTACTCCTTCTTTATAAAATCCTGATTTAGGAATATCAATTTCATTTTTGTTATCTTTTTTATTATCATTTTCTTTAGTTTTTCTATTAAGTTTCCCATTAACTTTTTTATTATTTTTTTTATTAGTTTTTTTATTAGTTTTTATATTATTTTTTTCATTTTTATCTTCATTTTCAAGCTTTTTTTTGAAATGGAAGGGGGTTATTCCATCAACATTATTATAAAGGGATTTAATTTCATCTAGAATCTCAAACATATTTTTAATATATTCATTACTTATAAATGGAGAATCACATGGTAAAATAAGTCCATATTCACTGGAAATATTCTTAAGACCAGTCATTATACCTGAAAGCGGTCCTTTATTTTTAATTTCATCTTCTAAGAAAATTAAGTTAAATTTAAACTTTTTATTAAGTTTTTTAAGATAGCTATCAATGATTGATTTATATTTAGCTATTCTATCTCTATCATTTAAAACAATTATTACTTCATTAATTTGGGGAGTTATGGCTTCAAGTACATGAATTATCATAGGTACTTCTTGTATTTTCATGGATCCTTTATCTTGACCCATACGTTTACTCATACCTCCACATAATATAATAATAGATTGACTAGATTGGCTTTTCATATAATATCTCTTAAACATTTAATAT
This genomic interval carries:
- a CDS encoding pseudomurein-binding repeat-containing protein, giving the protein MTHLTLEEYRGMVEEIMDIKNTTGEMPEYAQVSNIRINREDYCNMIERVNKFILEMGRSPRSIEID
- a CDS encoding molybdenum cofactor guanylyltransferase, yielding MKSQSSQSIIILCGGMSKRMGQDKGSMKIQEVPMIIHVLEAITPQINEVIIVLNDRDRIAKYKSIIDSYLKKLNKKFKFNLIFLEDEIKNKGPLSGIMTGLKNISSEYGLILPCDSPFISNEYIKNMFEILDEIKSLYNNVDGITPFHFKKKLENEDKNEKNNIKTNKKTNKKNNKKVNGKLNRKTKENDNKKDNKNEIDIPKSGFYKEGVMKNFIIENTEPLHSIYKKNTYKTIESLLEQNEMKVKSLIKSINSYFILIDEYKDNSTNKKLNYNISSSNFKNINYKKDINEIN